One Ascaphus truei isolate aAscTru1 unplaced genomic scaffold, aAscTru1.hap1 HAP1_SCAFFOLD_2403, whole genome shotgun sequence genomic window, ATTTAACAGTCTAATTGTCTTCCTTGAACAAATGTAGCAATGCTTAAAGCACCTATTAACTGCTTATGCTTATTTGGAAATCAAGTACCAATCCTTTTTCTTTGGGGCCTATTAATGGGGAAGGGTTTGTAATTCCAGTGGTGATTTTTTTTACCCTTATcctaccctgtccttatcagagagacaaTAAAAGATAAGGGGAAGAGGGTacagggggctttgcctgtgcaatctcttgttgaacacacaatgACACCAGACAAATGGGATTAGCtcaggggtcctcaactccagtcctcaagaccccccaacaggtcaggttttcaggacatctctgctttagcacagctggctcaatcagtgtctccctgcttcagcaaaggtggctcaccactgattaagccacctttgctgaagctggaatatccgtAAAACCTCACTTGTTGGGGGGGTCTTAACGACGGGAGTTGGGAACCTCGGGATTAGCTGAAGGAAATCAAACTCCTTCCAAGTCGCAGCTCACAACGTTTACAAACTAACTTCACAAAAAGATGTCAGGATAGTTATACTAGTCAGATTTTGGTAAAGAATGCATCAATCGCCCAGAAGTGACCCCTTAAACGTGTCACTTTAGGGATAAGTCCTAAAAACATGCGATTAGGACACATTGGTCCATGGAGAACTGACCCTTTAAGTAATCAATCGTTCTACAACTTACAAGTGGATTGTCCGAAACTAGTGAAGTCTTGGGCATTGTGTGCATTACATGCCATACAGGTTGCCATATGGGAACACAACAAGAAAGCGGTTAATTAATTTGAACTTACTGTTACTTGTCTTTGTTCTCTCAGCATCTTCCACTTCATTGGAAAAGGACAGAGATGCTCCGTGAACATGATGGATAAAGCCCTGATGTGACTTTGCTGTGATTTCAATGCTGTTCTCCAACAGGTCTTTGGGAGCAAGAGATTGGGTCTCTGTTGCACCGGTCTCCTCATCAATATCTAACATTGTTTCAGGTTCATTTTGCTGGTTATGTAAATCTTGCTCAGTGATACCTGGTTGCATCTCCTTGTTAATAGATTCAGGAGGCCATGTTGAGCGTTGATAATTGGGTTCCACGGATAAATGTGTTTGATTTGATGCAACGTGAGCttctgtgctttgttttccaTTGTCCAGGAAAGTTGTGGCAGAATGTGTTGGATGTTCAGAGTTTTCAGGCATAGCAGATGGTGGAAAGTCACTTAGCCCAACAATCTCTGTTGCTGGAGTTAGAGTACTCCCACCTCCGAGAAGCCATGTGAACTGCAATGAATTTCTGGCATCTTCAGGAACAGAACTCATGTCCTTAACCAATGGATGATCTTCCACTGATTGGCTGATACTTAGAGACTCTTCTGATGAATCTGCCTCAGGCTGTTGAAGGAAGTCCCTCCAGGTGTTTTGTCTTGGCTTAGACACTCTATCCACCATATTCAATGACCAGTCCTCCTCACGTCCCTTGAGAACAGAAGATTGTCTAGCCTTCTCTTTAACTGTAACCAGTGTTGACATTGGCTCTTGCATCTTCTTTGTAGTTGGTCCCTTCCACTCAGAAGCTTCTGTAATAGCTGATACCTCTGGCCCAAGAGAATTAAATTGACCTCTGTTTAACAAACCTCTTCCAACTGGGCTACCGGTCATCGACTGCAGCTGCTCTTCTTCAGCTGGAGGTGGAAGAAGCAGCTTTGAAGATAAGGCATTGATCTCCCTTGCAATTCCCTTTGAGCCGCTGGGTGTTATCGGATCACTGCTCTCCTTTTGAAATAACCCATGTGTTGTAGTAGATATTAGACTGTCAGCAGCAGGCAATGCATTATAGAATTCCAATTGTATTGCCTGTCCAGTCTCTTGGCCATGAAGCTCTTGCTTTATCAGCCTGGAGTCTTCCTGTGGCATAAAGGTTGGTCCTTGTTGCTCAGTCTccagtggggagggggcagaTGCTTGAAAAGCTGTTGAGAGGTAACATGTCAGAAGGATAAATTAGAATCCTATCATGCTGAACTGAGAGAAGCCAAAGCACAAAAGAAAGAACTCTGCTTAATTCAGCAGTCACTCCAAAGAAATAGAAAGACCTAGATTTATCCGTGCTGCATTTCTGCTCATAAACACACTGGCGATGTTCACAGGGTTAGCATTCCAGCATACAATGGAAACTTGGATTATTAAACAACAATAGGTTGTATTTATGGAGTGCCTTTGAGTTCCAATGTGCCTTACAATTGTACATCAGAGACTTTCATGCAGCCACCGTGATGGTGGAATTATGGCTCTGATAGAACATTTATGGCACACTGGTCTGCATAGAGCCCATATTATtacaaatataattatataacatttgcatatatatatatatatatatatatatatatatatatatatatatatatatatatataaacacacacacacttttttcacAAACATAATTATATGGAAAAAACAATGTCTCTAATTGAGCTCATTAGCATAGTGTGAATATCACGTTGTTTCAGGATAACGCTGCATTATATTTAAATAATGTGATGTTATTTAAGGAGTCCTAATCTCACGTCCATCCAGACCCTGCAatcggggttgccacctctccgggtttcacccggagacttcgggtttggcatccctttctccgggctacgggtttgtccctgaaatctccgggtgggcgggtggtctggacggcagtgagcagtggtgcgcaatgacaggagccgggcggcagaggATTGGATGGCTGTGGTGGAGGGTGctgcgtgcgcgcacacacacacaggcgctcccAAGTACCCCCAATTCGGAAGTCAAATCCTCCTTGACTTTCTTTGTCTCCACTGCAGCCAGCTACAGGTCACTCACCGGTTCCTGTCCTGCCCTGCATTGCGATGCCACACTGCTCAGTGCTCACTGAATCACACTGTCACTCCGTCCTCTctggctcctcctcctgctgctgctcgggctgctgcttcaagtgcctgttcccctgcttcaagtttgtttatttattactaaggtgcactgggatgtatctaaatatatatttatatatatttatattgtgtgtgtgtatatgtgtgtgtgtgtgtgtgtgtgtatatatatatgtgtgtgtgtgtgtatatatatgtgtgtgtgtgtgtgtgtgtgtatatatatgtgtgtgtgtgtgtgtgtgtgtgtgtatatatatgtgtgtgtgtgtgtgtgtgtgtgtatatatatatgtgtgtgtgtgtgtgtatatatatatgtgtgtgtgtgtgtgtgtgtgtgtgtgtgtgtgtgtgtgtgtgtgtgtgtgtgtgtgtgtgtgtgtgtgtgtgtatatatgtgtgtgtgtgtatgtgtgtgtgtgtttgtgtgtgtgtgtgtgtgtgtctgtatatacacacacacacacacaatgtatatgtgtgtgtatgcaacttgctgctgctgctaccgccACTAGTGATTCAAGATGTTTTGTGAGATTGTCATCAGCGTtggttataaataatagaaatgacataagctaatatacaattccatataccattaacgcagcaacCGTACCTGCAACAGCAATGTCTTCGGCATCTCCCCCTACAACTACTGTCAATAAGGCTGCGCGGCGTAAAATGGCGCTgccttgccatgccaacgggaacgtcacgtgacgtaacagcattacgtgattcccgttgccatgacaatgagatgccACATGTCATGACGTgatgcggtgccacgttgtcatggcaaaatGACGCCGCGTGACGTTGCGTGGCgtgccgttgtcatggcaacagtgtcatttaaaataaaataaaaatctccgggttggccgtcagtcgaaggtggcaaccctgcctgcAATAGGCCTTTTGCACAGAAAGAAATAGATAGCTCTGAGATACCTGAAGAACATGTGCGAATGTAAATAATTTGagtatattttgcatatttaaatgAATATATTTTCCAAGTATTACAGGTACCTCCCCCCATAGAGAGtgtgcacaggcaaagccccctacTCTCCCTGCAAGCTGAGATAAgggtaaaaaaacacaaaacaacacttgATCAACAAAGACTCCCCCATTCAGAGAGCCCACAGCAAAATAAATTATGcttaatttccaaagaaacaaaagccGCCAAACCTTTGCATCAAGCCTTTGTTTAAGGAATGAGATTGCTACATTCTTTAAACAATGGTTTGGCTGTCAAAGATTTGCACCTTTCATACAGTTATTTCCTGTTTTCTATCACAATCCTTGCCTCAAACCCTAATTGAACATACAGGGGACACAGCAGAAGCAGAGGCGAGATACACAAATTAATCCTTTACATTACTCGCCACGCTCTGGCATATTTTCTTCTATAGGGGGAATAATCACTTATCTGATTAAGTCCTCCATCAAATATTCATTGGAGAAGATTAGGCAGAGCAAACGTATCGATTTGAATAAATCAATATTCctcgcctttcttcattaattgaAACTCCTTCTCTACGTGTTCAATTCTGAGGCCCGTAATTCATTTCCACGCTTTGTTATTTTATACGGCGGTTAAGGCTGGACGTGTCTCCTATTCCACACTGCATCTTGGCTAATGAAGGAGTCAGAGCAAAGTGTGGCAGTTCCCCTCATCGCCGCAAAAGGGTTAAAGATTTGACTTCTATCTACCCcgcgaaaaaaacaaaacagaatagGATTCCCTGTTCTCTGTGTCTGAAGTATAGCAGGTCAGCGACTACTGTTTGACTACTGAGAGCTTGAtaattactgtgtgtgtgagagaaaacgGAGCAAAAAGTACAACTTACCTGGGGCTTTGAAGACTGACAGTTGATAACagatattagatttaaattaaaaaaatacaaatctttGCTTACCATACAAAAATGTAAAaagttattttaaaatattttaactgATTTGTGTTCTTTTTACAAAAGGTATCAATCAGCTCCAGTTACTGTATGCTTTTAAACATGTCACAACACTTTTGGGAAGTCATTTATCTAAACGGGAGCAAAGAACCAGCaactaatttattatataaaagtTGTTCCCTGGTTTTGCAGCGGGGAGATTTGGATAAATACCCCCTAAAGTTTaaggtgtatggtgtactttcTGTATACTTTATATCACAGATCTCATTCCAATACCTTTGTAACAATATGCCCCAAATTTCCTGGCAGGAGAGGGGAATCCTGTCCTATTGGGGAACTGATACAAGGTCCTCACTCCTGGTTCTTTGCCGCCGCAGTTTCTCCGCGGATTACGGATGGGATAACGCACACTGCTGTCCGCTAACCAGCCTGGGTCACACTGATCGAAGCCCCTCCTCCAAGCCAAGTACAGCTGCCCTACGGTGGCCAGTGTTCCTCCATCCCGGTAACAAGCCATTTTGGCGCCCGAAAGGGAGTTCCTCTCTGGGACGTAATAAACATCACCTGCAAGACAAAGCGGAAAGTGCAGTAGTGATGAAAAATAACAACAACAATACATTGTTACTTAACATTAAAAGAGTCAGGGGAAATGTGAAGTACTTCTTCATGGAAAGCATGGTGGATTCATGGaacagcctcccagcagaggtggtagaggtTTATACAGTAGGGGAACACAAAAACAATTGTGATGGACGGGGCTATACTAAACTCAAAGACACAATAGGATCTAATATAGAGGTTCCACAATGTGTAGGAGAAtgggcagaatggggggggggggggggctggtaatCCTAGTAGGTGTATTAGTTATCTAAAATAGTTGGCCTGTTGCCGACTGTGATACAGTTGAATATGCAGATCCCCCAAAAATGACCTATCCTGAATGTGAGCTCAATATGATGCCCTTCAAAGCAGATTAATAaccttatgttttatttttttctagcAGTCTTTTTagttcattttattatttaagaaggcccaaagcctgcagtagatTGTTCACATGGCAACCTCTGCTGCTTATTCTCACTTGTTCCACTGTAACAGGCAGCAAGCACAAGGTAGTTATTGGTCAGCCTCCATGTTGTAAAAGTGATGcataaaacagcaccagatttactaAAGAAAGATCCCACTGATGGGATTTTCCTGCGATAACGCTGTAGCTGTTTTCTTAGCACTGTTTTGCGGAGGCTTTGAAAACAAACTCTCTGAGTCACCTGGGAGTGAGGTCCTTGGCTAACAGGAACATCATGACAATTCCCTAACAGTTGTCACCCACAAATTGTGTCTCTATCTACTTTAACCCCTTTGTTGCTAGAAGGTGCTACAATGCATTGCTTTCTGTCTAAGGTGAAAATGAAGGC contains:
- the LOC142479725 gene encoding uncharacterized protein LOC142479725; the encoded protein is LVFHYRAASNRYALAFPEAVRSCRENSATIASPAQLQAAFEDGLDNCDAGWLSDQSVRYPIKMPRPGCYGDRNNLPGVRTYGERNPEESYDVYCYTEGPRGDVYYVPERNSLSGAKMACYRDGGTLATVGQLYLAWRRGFDQCDPGWLADSSVRYPIRNPRRNCGGKEPGVRTLYQFPNRTGFPSPARKFGAYCYKAFQASAPSPLETEQQGPTFMPQEDSRLIKQELHGQETGQAIQLEFYNALPAADSLISTTTHGLFQKESSDPITPSGSKGIAREINALSSKLLLPPPAEEEQLQSMTGSPVGRGLLNRGQFNSLGPEVSAITEASEWKGPTTKKMQEPMSTLVTVKEKARQSSVLKGREEDWSLNMVDRVSKPRQNTWRDFLQQPEADSSEESLSISQSVEDHPLVKDMSSVPEDARNSLQFTWLLGGGSTLTPATEIVGLSDFPPSAMPENSEHPTHSATTFLDNGKQSTEAHVASNQTHLSVEPNYQRSTWPPESINKEMQPGITEQDLHNQQNEPETMLDIDEETGATETQSLAPKDLLENSIEITAKSHQGFIHHVHGASLSFSNEVEDAERTKTSNRLIGLEKQEKIESLTTIIIHPDAGDTDENEYEGQTLKSDMYSNQHQPGLYPSSTKEVVGNGSRGTHSETWEGRRSLSSDGRDLPVTEMPVTVPAMAGDKVMPSAGVGNRLVLQTTEGSMVKTEGWRQMSLSVENKEGFSGETKFRDESILPQMRSSEFSNPADPTLVAQPSDDFFFPTIDRPSTGPRTTMRGSEMRSDGSGDPYGNFQERQGKEKTYSEKLASAFIKNTEQLEAKEITSKKLDVLTTRNPYSGFGKRDPVLIKSIPQSNNDSYVLKEKVE